The genomic DNA GGGTGCCGTCGCCGGCGACCACGGTGTACTCGGCGCGCGGGACGCGCTTGCCGTCCGACACCAGGCCGACCAGCTTGCGCGGCGGGTTGGCCTCGGCCTGGGCGGCGGCGGCCTCCAGCGCCTTGCGGCCGACGAACTCGCCGCCGTTGGTGGTCTTGTCGAAGCGGACGACCCGGCCGAGGCCGGCGTCGAACGGGGTCAGCTCGGTGGTCAGCTCGTGGCCGTACAGCGGCATGCCGGCCTCCAGGCGCAGCGTGTCGCGGCAGGACAGGCCGCACGGCACCAGGCCCTTGTCGGCGCCGGCCTCGGTGAGGGCGGTCCACAGGTGCGCGGCGTCGGCCGGGGCGCAGAAGATCTCGAAGCCGTCCTCGCCGGTGTAGCCGGTGCGGGCCAGCCAGACGTCCTTGCCGGCCACGGTGGCGGGCAGCAGGGCGTAGTACTTGAGGCCGGGCAGGTCGGCGTCGGTGACCGAGCCGAGGATGCCGTTGGCCTCCGGGCCCTGGACGGCGATCAGCGCGTAGGCGTCGCGGTCGTCGCGGACCTGGACGTCGAAGCCCTCGGTGCGGGCGGCCAGCGCGTCCAGCACCACCTGGGCGTTGGAGGCGTTGGCGACCACCATGTACTCGTTCTCGGCGGTCCGGTA from Kitasatospora terrestris includes the following:
- the gcvT gene encoding glycine cleavage system aminomethyltransferase GcvT is translated as MSLRLTALDALHRSLGATMTDFAGWDMPLRYGSEREEHLAVRTKAGLFDLSHMGEITVSGPQAGEFLDHALVGFISALGVLRARYTMICREDGGILDDLIVYRTAENEYMVVANASNAQVVLDALAARTEGFDVQVRDDRDAYALIAVQGPEANGILGSVTDADLPGLKYYALLPATVAGKDVWLARTGYTGEDGFEIFCAPADAAHLWTALTEAGADKGLVPCGLSCRDTLRLEAGMPLYGHELTTELTPFDAGLGRVVRFDKTTNGGEFVGRKALEAAAAQAEANPPRKLVGLVSDGKRVPRAEYTVVAGDGTPIGTITSGSPSPTLGKPIAIAYVDAAHAEPGTAVAVDVRGKHEPVEVVALPFYKRAR